From the genome of Nicotiana sylvestris chromosome 1, ASM39365v2, whole genome shotgun sequence:
AAAGCCGATTTAAAAACAATAGCATTTTTATCACTCAAAAAAATCGAACAAGAGGCTACAAATGTGTCAATTACAGTGAGATTGAAACTTTTGAATAATAGTGCACAATTATCGTCCGATACACAACAAGCTTTAAGTGATTGCAACGACCATTTCATACCCGCGATAGAGTTAATTAATGACGCTGTTGATTCTACTGTTAATGGCGCGTTTAACGACGCGATTAAATACTATACAACTGCCATAACAGATTTTGAAGTTTGTTATCCTCGTCTTAAGGCAATGAGAACTGCTAATTCTGTTGATGTTGAAGATTATGTTGATAATCATATTGCAGAGGTTGCTAATGCACGTAATGCTTTAGTTAAATTTATTCATATTCCTTTAGATATTCTTAAAGTTGTTGCAGCTAGTACCCcacattaagtgattttttttaaaatttaatatgCGTGTGATTCAATAATTGTTTGTTGTCTCAAATGTAAGAGGTATGTCATATATAATTTGAcatataataataaatatatattttgtacTATAATATTGGTCTGAGATTATGAACTTGAATGGAGCAGATGATCAGTGAAGATTTATATAGTCGGCCTCAAATTACTCCAAATTGAAGCGTGTAGTataattattgttgttattgctgTTGTTGTAAGAGTTAGAAtagttttttttctcttctagagAGAAATGTTATAATGTCTAATGTGTCAAAATTTTCCTCAAATAGTTATGGTACAATTTATTGATTATGCATATAGTgaaccttttttatttttatagtaCTGAGTTATACTACTTGTAATGTTGTTTGTACTTTTTTCTGCTATCAATTACAAAACTTTAGTCAAATGTATTCTTTATATACTTTTTCGGTGtctttataatttcgaaattactTTCCAACTTATGAGCTGGAAATTTCCGATTACATTACGAGTAGAGTAAGTGCACAATAGTAACTACAGCAAATCCCAAGCTAATTAAGCTCGATTATATGAATCTTTAGCATCCAATTTTTCTCAATTTTGATCTATTTCATTCTAATGCACAAgaaaaaatatagaaattctTAACACTAGAGTATAGGGTGTAAAGTGTATTTATATAGTTATATTGGGTGTAAATCAAATCATAACAAAACAATAAGGGAGGATAATGtaattaataaaaatagaaatcaaaAAGCTTGAACATGCCCGCTATTTTAGCTGAAAAGAAAATTCTTATGTACTCTTTTTAGCAAAAGGAAAATGGAAACCCCCCCAATTTCTAGCGAATCAAACGATTGGGATCGACCTTTTACAGAAGAAGAACTCCATGAAATTGATGTCGCATTTCAATCAGCTACTAAAAGGCTTCAGAATTCCGAAGACTCATCTTCCGCCGGCGATGGCGACGAAAATCGCCGGAAAAGTCGCCGGAGATTGCCGGAATCGCTTTTTGTTTTTGACTTCCAAAATGAAGCTACTAATTCGATGTCGTCTTTGTCTCCTTGCACTAGAAGTCGGTCTCAGTGTAGTTATTCCTTTCGTTCTTCTACTCAAGGTAACggcttttctcttcttttttttttcctttcattgtAGTTaaatgtttttgaggagtaattatttttggttgaaaattaaaaaaaaatcatgttGTAGTTTGAGTTAGTATAATTATAGTAGAATGTAATATGATATACACTGTCATTGTAAGATGTTGGATTTGCAAATATCGTTTGAGTGGCCTAATAGTGTTAAATAATTTCTTAATATGACGGTGAATATAACTTAAACTCACGTAATATTAGTCGTAAGGAGTGGAAATAAAGTTATACTGCTTTATCCCAATTTATGTGGCACACCTTCATttttgcatgtctaataaagaaTGACATTTCTATATTTGGcggcaatttagctttaaaaaaatCTATTTAAcccttaatgagatgatttatagcGAACTAATGTTAGTTCATTGTAGCACATTGTAAACAGTTTGGCATACGGTTATTGCTCCAAAGTTTACCTATCTTATTTTGATCTCATggtgaaattctgtgaaaatttAGGGAAAATTAATAATGTTTGTTAGTGTTGTATATTAAGATGGTTGCTAATTTTTGAATAAGGGTTTAATGTCCaagtttccttttttattttttgtttgtgATGTAGCAGCTAAGATAGTGATGCAATACCCGGAAATATCATTTAAAGGACGTGTTATATATAGCAGAACTACTAAAGAAGTGGAGAATTCTGCAGTAGAGCTTTTAAATTTTGTTGAGGAAAAGAAGAGGAAAGAAGGGCATGTTGCTCTTGGATTTGACATTGAATGGAGGCCCAGTTTTAGAAAAGGTCAGATCAATGTTAATAGTTTGACTTCAGTCTGAACTTTGCAAACTTCAATGGGAATTCTTGAGTTCTATCAGTCTTTCAGTGTACTAGCTTTTGAATTCATTTATACTAAGCTTCATTTGAGTTGGCGTTAAATGGAATGTGTTATTTTTTTACTGTCGTGTGTAAGTTATAACttgtgaatttttttttgaagtaCCATCCCTGCTGGTTCAAAAGATTATATAGTTTGTTATGACACCTGATGAATTTTGATAGTTCATCACGTGATTTTAAGGAAATTTACTTGATCTGTTGTTTTCTACAACGAGAACGGTAACTACTATGCTTCAATCAAAGCTAGTGGGAGCTGGATATATGAATCCTCAATATGCATGTCACTTTATCAATTGTCATCTGCTTAGAGGAATGAGAGTGGAGAATTTGATAGCTAAGATTCTTGGTTTCCAGGTTTACCATGAAAAGTACATCCAGAAAATGCTGATGACAAAGATGCTTTTAGAAAACAGACAATTCCTTGGACCTTAGTGATTGCACCTGCATCTTAAGTTGGATATCGACCAAGAATCCTATGTAGCTCATGGTGATTAGGAAGACTTATTTTCTCTCTATTTATTTCTGCCAAAATATTTGATTGagatattattcttttttttatgcTCAAAAAGATTAATTATTGGATACTAAATACCGCCCTTCCCCataccccactagtgggatttaactgggtcgttgttgttgttgtaaatacCGCCTTTACAGGTGATCTGTGCATCACTTATTCCCTATTTGGCTTCACTTCTTGTGTCTCATACTTTTTTTTACTTAAGCATACTCTTTAGTATAAGAAGGCACATATAACTCCTCATGACCTTTTGTTTCGGTTGTCACATACTAAATTAATTGGATTTTGTACTTCATTTCATTGTCTTTATTTGTGAAATTGCACCCTAGTATCGCTCATTACATAATAATAGGTGCTTTCTTCAGGCGTGGCACCTGGGAAGGCTGCTGTTATGCAGATATGTGGCGACAAGAGTAGTTGTTACGTTCTGCATATTATTCACTCCGGAATCCCTCAAACTCTGCAATCTCTTCTTGAGGATCCAACAGTTGTGAAGGTTGACACTTGTTCATTTTTCAGGAACATTTATCAAACAATAATAGGATATGTGTTTTTAACTTTTTAGTGTTCCAATTAATCAATAGGTGGGTGTGTGGATTGCAAATGATGCTTACAAAGTTTCCGTAGATCACAATGTATCTGTAAAGACTTTGGAAGATCTTTCTGAACTCGCCAACAAAAAGCTTGATGAAGAGCCCAAGAAGTGGAGTCTAGCATCACTAACTGAGAAGCTTCTTGCCAAGCAGGTTTTCTTTTGGTTTCTGTTTCAACGATATCTATTACTATGTTACTTTATTTTGTGTTTTTCCTTGCCGCCATTTAAGATCCTTGAACTGGGGGGTGGGAGGGCAGAGGGGGAAATGGGGATTGGTTTCTTGCTTTATTCCAGTTTGTAGGGCTGCTGAGCCTGTTTGTATCGATCGACTGAGTTTTACTTAGTTGACTTGTTAAAGTACGTGTGGTGAACTTCAACCTTGCAACTGTTTAGAAAAGAAACCAAATAGAAATGCTACATCATCAGCTGGACATATGTGCATATTTTGAGTGCAAGTCTTGCTGGGAAGACATTGTCTTGCTATATTAGGAGTAATTATTATATGCTGCTACTCCCTGTAGATCTTTctagttttcttttcttcaatttgaattcttttttttttcttgcaaTTAAGTATGAGATTCAACAGAGATTTTCTTGTTCTTGCAGCTCCCCAAGCCACGTAAGATCAGGTTGGGAAATTGGGAGGCTAATGAGTTATCTAAGGAAAAACTACAATATGCTGCTACGGATGCCTTTGTTTCCTGGTACTTGTATCAGGTCAGCAGTAAAAATCATGGTTTAATCATCATATCataatcttttttttctttctctgttCCGTTGGTATAAATCTCTTTTTCCACCACAGGCACTGAAGAGCCTTCCGGAGATTGTTGATAATAAAACGTGAAGACTCGGGACCCTTGGCTGGAGAAGAATCTTGTTGCTAAGGTAGTTGAGAAGAAATGCAGCCTCAGCTTCATTTATCTAAAGTGCGGTCCAGTCGAGCTTTGTCCAAAGCACCATCCAATTCTACTAGGTAGGTAGATTCCATGTCTCACATTGTTGTGCTAGTCTTTGTTTCTGAATCACAATTGTAGAACCTCGCGATAATTTAAAGTGCTCCCGGTAATTCCGCTGTTGTAAAATAGATAGAAGCCATCTAAAAGATTATTGCAGTGTAATAAATTCTTGTTGAGATACACTTACTTTAAAACCAAATCCTGTTTTTAAATAAGTAATCTTTCTCTAGGtatcacctttgatggctttaCCGTTGTTATCTCTTCCCTTATGCCCCTTCGCCTTATATTCAGTCAAAGACGCAGGCCCTACGATGGCTTCATCGATGTCCTTGACCTTATGGCGTTAGAGCTCTTGTTTTGCCCAATTTTGTAAGCAATCAGTGTAGAAGAGTAGATCATCACCTGCCATGGTAGGAAGTTGGAGCTTAAGCATCGTAAAACCCTTCACTTACTCACATGAAGTTTGAATACATTATATGTCATGTGTGATTGATATATTCATGATTATTTCGTTCTTCTATTGAATACTGAACCGTGCTTCTCTTAACCTTATTTAAGATACCAGTGCAATTTTTTCTTAACGCTTCATTTGTTAGTATTTTAGAATTATACTCGAAAGCAGTAGATAACTTGCATGAGGAAGTAAGGAACTTGGTTTATATGTTGGAATTGGTGGAAACTATTCAAGCAAATTGACAAGGTTGCGAAAGAAAATCAGCAAATGTTTCAGGTATGACAGAAGAAATATTGGCTCAATCGAATAAGAAAAAGGTAAAATTGAAATCCTATTCCCACTAGGAAAAGGCAAAAATAAGCGATATGACAGTTGGGTAAACGAATTAAAAAGGTTAGATGTTAAGAATCCTTCTTCTacctaaaaaaggaaaaaaagcaGCGTTAATTGTTTGCTTGCTTCACTTATGTTAAACCCTATATCTAGGACACTAATTCTTTAGACCAAAACAAACAGTAGCTCAAACCCAAAATCTTTTAGCTGTTAGAATGCCTCATAACTTTCCCGATGATATCGTCGTCGATATACTGCTAAAGCTTCTTGTCAAATCACTTGGAAAGTTCAAACTTGTTTGCAAATCATGGCGTTCTCTAATTGAAGATCGTCAATTCATCAAACAACACCGTGACGGATGCCAAAGTGATATAAATTGTCACAGAATCTTATTGGCTTGCTGGTACAGGTCGTGTTACCTAGACTGCTACTCCATAGATGCTCCACTTCGACATGATTCTGTTGTCTCTCCTCTTGAGCTTCCATTTCAAGATATCAAAATTTTATGGGATGAATTATTTACGTGTGATTCTGTATTTGTGAATTCTTGCAATGGTTTATCTCTTCTATGCTTCTCTTCTGACATAATTGTTTTGTGGAACCCGACCATCAGAGAATCAAGAATAATCCCTAGTCCAATCCCTGATGCGAATTGGGGTAAGAGTTACTATAGTTTAGGCCATGTTTCTTCTTTCCAGGATTACGAAATAGTTAAGAGTTGTAAGAACAAGATCAGATGGCTATTATGTTCAAATATTTTCGACTAAAACTGACTCGTGGAAACTGATTGGCAAGTTACCTCGGTGCGATGGCTTTAGGGGAAAATGGTTGTAGATGATGTATTTGTTTATTTGATCACAGTTGAGCATGACCACGAGATTATTCAATGTTTggatttgaaaaatgaaaaatttgaagaaatatTATATCCAGATGGGGCAGATGTATTAACTGTGGGAGAAAACATTTTGGCTTTCTATTCGACCTGTATTAATGAGATGCAAGATTGTAAAGTTTGGTACTGTATGGAAAAGAATGGAATGAGTAGCAAATGGAGTAAAATATGGGAGTAGCAATTACAAATCCTGTAGATTTCTGGGATGATATATGTTGGACCAACCCTTTGGCTTTTAGTAAGGATTTAGATGTATTGATTTTGCAGGATATAGATGATGAGTTTATATTCAACGTTTATGATTCAAAAAGACGAAAATTTGTAGAAGTTGAAGTTGATGGGCTTGAACAAGTTAAAGTTGGTCTGCATGAAGGCTACTATTACTCTAAATATGTTACACTAGCATATGTAGAGACTTTAATCTCTCCTAATGCCCTATAGGATTACAACTCAGTTTAATTTTTTCATTAATTCGAGTTAGCTATTCGttctttataatttttttaattcatTCGAGTTAGCTATTCCTTTTTACGGTCATGTTTGGTTCTGTTTTCGGGATGGAAGGGAATTTGAAGTTGGGTAGAATTAGAGCACAGATTTACTTCAAGTATATCACGACAATAAATCACAAAAATCCATCCATAAAGATGCTAATTAACAATCCATTCACGTCTTGTCTCAAACGCGTTTGCAAATCATGGCCTTCTCTAATTGAAGTTATGATGAATCCTCATATAGCCGATTCCACTTGCATAGTAGTTGGTATTGATTACCCATCTTCGTTTTCCAATAAATTAAATTTAGAAGAAAAACATATGCTGATTTTAAGAGGGAACTAAAAAAACTAAGTCAAAGGATAAATCAATCTTTCCTCCAATTTTACATCCATGTCTTGAATTACATGGTATTCCCTTTTTTTATTACAATCCAAAGAGTTGGTCTATCCATACAGAGGAGGAGGcaagatttgaagtttatgggttcaaGAATCTAATCTAGTTAAGTTAatgagttctaaattaataaattatatatattcgATGAATTTCTACGACAAATATATGGTATGAATAAAATCTATTGGGTTTGTAGATCGTGTTCTAGCTCCGCCTCTATATCCATATACTAAGTCTAAAACAAGAACGCTTTATTTCAGTGTGGTTATTATAGAGGACATGCACATTTCTATAAGCAAAGAACACAGGATACAAACAATTTATAAGTGATTGTGATATGTGTGAGGTTTTGATAGGAAAATACTTTTGGTCTTTCTTTCTTTTACAAAAAAGTCGAATGTGActttagaaaagaaattaaaaagaaaaaggtgATAGCAACTGAAGGTATGAAAGTATTGACTTATTAATCCTTTGCATGTGGGTGGGCCTTTTGTTCACTTAAATTTGTTCACATTCCTCAAATCACCcaatcaacccccccccccccaaaccaaacaccaaAAAATATAGATTGAGATATTTAGTGCCCGTTTGGAGATGGatgatttttccaaaaaaaatcaatttttttcaaaatcatcGTTTGTTCATACAAtttccaattttcacttgaaaatgtattttgaaaattttcgaaaatttgaaaaactttaagttgtttttcaaaattttcactcacaaaacttcaaaacaaCCCAAACTGAAATATATATCCAAACataactctaaatttcaaatgtcattttcacttgaaaaaaaattcatttttttgaattttacaattcttatgtccaaacgcctacttaatCACAACATCTCTCTCCCTTTTCCTTTTGTAAGTTGAAcatattttccttttaatttttttcattACATATGAGATTGGCAAAGCCGAGAGGAGAAGGATAATCAGAGTCGAACCCACATATATATAAGAGACTGTGGAACCAAAATTTTCACTAAAAagagttaaaatataaaaaagcAAACGCATGAAGACGTCAAGGAATTCAACATATAAtatagggagaaattcaaaaatagccagatttataactggTCGATCAAAAATAGCCcggtttcaaaagtaattgaaatttagccacttttcatgtaaagataaatctgaacgaaaacactgttcaaaacacGGAAattacgccagtatattatgctggagttccagcataagtatacttaactccagcatattatactggagttccagaataagtatgttggaactccagcataatatgatggagttccagcataagtacactagaactccagcataatatactggagttccagcaagtataccggtccatcataatatactggagtttggagcaccggtgctccagtctcagcaagtataccggtccatcataatatactagagtttggagcaccgatgctccagtctccagtatattatactggagccagcaaagtataccggtccaacataatatgctggagttcatacacaggtgcaccaaactccagtatattatgctggaccggtctttgttgtagcaaaatagtggctattttttattgacttgataaacgctgactatttttgaatgaccagtccgaaaactggctataccgtgctatttttactataATATATGCATATGATGAAGCTAAGAGGAATTAACATATAAAACATCTCATATTTATGCAGGATTTGGACAATGATTGCACCTCAAGGGATATAATGAGGGTAACCTACCTTGACGCAAGGATCAATGACTGATTCCACGATTCAAACTAGCGACATATAGGTCACATTGAGACGACTTTACTGTTGCACTAAAGCCTCCTTCTAActtgaaaataataaaaacgTAATAAGGAGTCCACAGTGAAATTTAGAGCAATTAGTGTTTT
Proteins encoded in this window:
- the LOC104216173 gene encoding 3'-5' exonuclease isoform X1: METPPISSESNDWDRPFTEEELHEIDVAFQSATKRLQNSEDSSSAGDGDENRRKSRRRLPESLFVFDFQNEATNSMSSLSPCTRSRSQCSYSFRSSTQAAKIVMQYPEISFKGRVIYSRTTKEVENSAVELLNFVEEKKRKEGHVALGFDIEWRPSFRKGVAPGKAAVMQICGDKSSCYVLHIIHSGIPQTLQSLLEDPTVVKVGVWIANDAYKVSVDHNVSVKTLEDLSELANKKLDEEPKKWSLASLTEKLLAKQLPKPRKIRLGNWEANELSKEKLQYAATDAFVSWYLYQALKSLPEIVDNKT
- the LOC104216173 gene encoding 3'-5' exonuclease isoform X2 yields the protein METPPISSESNDWDRPFTEEELHEIDVAFQSATKRLQNSEDSSSAGDGDENRRKSRRRLPESLFVFDFQNEATNSMSSLSPCTRSRSQCSYSFRSSTQAKIVMQYPEISFKGRVIYSRTTKEVENSAVELLNFVEEKKRKEGHVALGFDIEWRPSFRKGVAPGKAAVMQICGDKSSCYVLHIIHSGIPQTLQSLLEDPTVVKVGVWIANDAYKVSVDHNVSVKTLEDLSELANKKLDEEPKKWSLASLTEKLLAKQLPKPRKIRLGNWEANELSKEKLQYAATDAFVSWYLYQALKSLPEIVDNKT